One genomic segment of Thermovibrio guaymasensis includes these proteins:
- a CDS encoding ketopantoate reductase family protein, with amino-acid sequence MEFAVFGAGGVGSLYGSLLARCGHRVVFIARGEHLKAMKEKGLKVKSYKYGEFTVKEEPPRVVFTDNPKEAGKVDAVLVCVKSYDTEKVAPQIEPLLKENTVVISVQNGIENEEILAKYVGKERVLGATAFVGTYVKEPGVVVHEAAGLLEVGELSGKPSKRVEKLVEELKKCGVEARVSRDINYTLWKKLMWNVAFNPYSVITRATVGEILSQPETYEIVKNLMLECIEVAKAYGVKLKEKTLEGYLKSSPDLMNYKTSMLLDYEKGKPIEIEGITGALIRKAKEKGIDVPYNKCVYGTVKLLLKKREQ; translated from the coding sequence ATGGAGTTTGCAGTATTTGGAGCCGGTGGGGTTGGTAGCCTCTACGGCTCCCTCCTTGCCCGCTGCGGCCACAGGGTTGTCTTTATAGCAAGGGGGGAGCACTTAAAGGCAATGAAAGAGAAAGGCTTAAAGGTTAAAAGCTACAAGTATGGCGAGTTTACTGTTAAGGAAGAGCCTCCAAGAGTAGTATTTACAGACAACCCAAAAGAGGCCGGAAAGGTTGACGCAGTCTTAGTATGCGTTAAGTCCTACGATACAGAAAAGGTAGCACCTCAGATAGAGCCCCTACTCAAGGAAAACACAGTTGTAATCTCTGTCCAAAACGGAATAGAGAATGAAGAAATACTTGCAAAGTACGTTGGTAAAGAGAGAGTTTTAGGAGCAACGGCCTTTGTAGGAACTTACGTCAAAGAGCCGGGAGTGGTGGTTCACGAGGCGGCAGGCCTCCTTGAAGTTGGGGAACTCTCAGGGAAGCCCTCAAAAAGGGTTGAAAAACTTGTTGAAGAGCTTAAAAAGTGCGGAGTTGAGGCAAGGGTCTCAAGGGATATAAACTATACCCTGTGGAAAAAGCTAATGTGGAACGTAGCCTTTAACCCCTACTCAGTAATAACAAGAGCAACGGTAGGGGAGATCCTATCCCAACCGGAAACCTACGAGATAGTAAAAAACTTAATGTTAGAGTGTATAGAAGTCGCTAAGGCCTACGGTGTAAAGCTCAAGGAGAAGACCCTTGAGGGATACTTAAAGTCTTCCCCAGACCTTATGAACTACAAAACAAGCATGCTCTTAGATTACGAAAAAGGAAAACCTATAGAGATTGAAGGGATAACTGGAGCTCTGATAAGAAAGGCAAAGGAAAAGGGAATTGACGTTCCATACAACAAGTGCGTATATGGAACAGTTAAGCTTCTCCTCAAAAAGAGAGAACAATGA
- the ilvD gene encoding dihydroxy-acid dehydratase produces MKSDTLREFEKLPARALMMATGLQRKDIEKPLIGIVSSWTDLVPGHADMDSLERFIERGVAAAGGTPFIFRVPAVCDGIAMGHEGMRFSLPLREIIADAIEDVATAHQLDGLVLLTACDKITPGMLMAAARLNLPAIVVTAGPMLAGRRGKERLDLVTHTFEAIGKYKAGEITLEELLELEGAACPSSGACQGMFTANTMACLTEALGMSLPYCGTSPAPLAEKKRIAEASGEKIVELVKKGIKARDILTPEAFRNAIRVDLALGGSTNTVLHLPAIAYEAGIPFDIKLFDQLSRETPKICSMRPGGKYLMEDLHYAGGIPGVLNRLTEKLENSPTVSGLDIKEIASMGRIWDEDVIRPVDNPYSKEGGIAILYGNLAPDGAVIKQGALSEKMRVFTGTARVFECEEDAMKAVMNGQIKPGDVIVIRYEGPKGGPGMREMLAVTAAVMGMGLGESVALITDGRFSGGTHGPCIGHISPEAAEGGPIGVVKDGDKIHINVPERRLELLINEEELQERLKNFKPKQKEIKSKLLRKYAKFVTSASKGAVQEI; encoded by the coding sequence ATGAAAAGCGACACCCTGAGGGAATTTGAAAAGCTGCCGGCAAGAGCTCTCATGATGGCCACCGGCCTTCAGAGAAAGGACATTGAGAAACCGCTAATTGGAATAGTGTCAAGCTGGACCGACCTGGTTCCTGGCCACGCAGATATGGATTCACTTGAAAGGTTCATTGAAAGGGGAGTTGCCGCAGCAGGGGGAACCCCATTTATCTTCAGGGTCCCTGCAGTATGCGACGGAATAGCAATGGGACACGAGGGAATGAGGTTCTCCCTACCTTTAAGGGAAATTATTGCAGATGCAATAGAGGACGTTGCAACAGCCCATCAGCTTGACGGTTTAGTCCTACTAACTGCATGTGACAAGATTACACCAGGAATGTTGATGGCCGCTGCAAGGTTAAACCTTCCGGCAATTGTCGTAACTGCAGGGCCGATGCTTGCAGGAAGGAGAGGAAAGGAGAGGTTAGACCTCGTTACCCATACGTTTGAAGCAATTGGAAAGTATAAGGCTGGCGAAATTACTCTAGAGGAACTCCTTGAGCTTGAGGGAGCAGCCTGCCCATCTTCAGGTGCCTGCCAGGGAATGTTCACTGCAAACACGATGGCCTGCTTAACAGAAGCCCTCGGGATGAGCCTACCCTACTGCGGAACCTCACCAGCACCGCTGGCAGAGAAGAAGAGAATAGCCGAGGCAAGCGGCGAGAAAATCGTAGAGCTAGTAAAGAAGGGAATTAAAGCAAGGGACATACTAACTCCAGAGGCCTTCAGGAACGCAATAAGGGTTGACCTTGCCCTCGGAGGTTCAACAAACACAGTTCTTCACCTACCTGCAATTGCCTACGAAGCAGGAATCCCCTTTGACATAAAGCTCTTTGACCAACTCTCAAGGGAAACTCCAAAGATCTGCTCAATGAGGCCTGGCGGAAAGTACCTAATGGAAGACCTCCACTACGCCGGTGGAATTCCCGGAGTCCTCAACAGGCTAACTGAAAAGCTTGAGAACTCCCCAACAGTTTCAGGCTTAGACATAAAAGAGATAGCTTCAATGGGAAGGATCTGGGACGAAGACGTTATAAGGCCGGTTGACAACCCTTACAGCAAGGAGGGAGGAATAGCAATCCTCTACGGAAACCTCGCCCCCGACGGAGCCGTTATAAAGCAGGGAGCTCTCAGCGAGAAGATGAGAGTCTTTACCGGAACTGCAAGGGTTTTTGAGTGTGAAGAGGACGCAATGAAGGCCGTAATGAACGGTCAGATAAAGCCCGGCGATGTGATAGTAATAAGGTACGAAGGGCCAAAGGGTGGCCCCGGAATGAGGGAGATGCTTGCAGTTACTGCTGCAGTTATGGGAATGGGGCTTGGAGAGAGCGTTGCACTAATTACAGACGGAAGGTTTTCAGGAGGAACCCACGGCCCCTGCATAGGCCACATCTCTCCAGAAGCAGCAGAAGGAGGCCCCATAGGAGTCGTTAAGGACGGGGACAAGATACACATAAACGTTCCAGAGAGGAGGTTAGAACTCCTAATAAACGAGGAGGAATTGCAGGAGAGGTTAAAGAACTTTAAGCCAAAGCAGAAGGAGATTAAGTCAAAGCTCCTTCGTAAGTACGCAAAGTTCGTTACTTCAGCATCAAAAGGAGCAGTTCAGGAGATATAG